Proteins from a genomic interval of Anas platyrhynchos isolate ZD024472 breed Pekin duck chromosome 4, IASCAAS_PekinDuck_T2T, whole genome shotgun sequence:
- the CYP4V2 gene encoding cytochrome P450 4V2 — MQVMLGTAGGTQLLPWVAGAVTLLLTVVIMCFLPSLLDYWWRWRVMKPIPGISPCYPVLGNALLLERKGEGFFKQLQKYAEDFRKQPLFKIWLGPLPVTVLYHPDSVEVILSSSKHIEKSFLYKFLHPWLGTGLLTSTGDKWRSRRKMITPTFHFSILNDFLEVMNEQGGVLLEKLEKHVDKEPFDIFLDVTLCALDIICETAMGRNVGAQENKDSEYVRAIYRMSDLIQQRQKSPWLWHDLVYILFKEGREHERNLKILHNFTDTVIAEKAAELENTKRMKRDTDVNSEERGSKKREAFLDMLLNATDDEGNKLSYKDIREEVDTFMFEGHDTTAASMNWVLYLLGCNPEVQKKVHRELDEVFGNTERPVTVDDLKKLRYLECVVKEALRLFPSVPMFARSVAEDCCIRGYKIPKGTNVLIITYVLHRDPDIFPEPEEFRPERFFPENSKGRHPYAYVPFSAGPRNCIGQRFAQMEEKTLLALILRRFWVESCQKQDELGLAGDLILRPNNGIWVKLKRRPNTIPE, encoded by the exons ATGCAGGTCATGCTGGGAACCGCGGGGggcacccagctgctgccctgggtgGCTGGGGCCGTCACCCTGCTCTTGACGGTTGTCATCATGTGCTTCCTGCCCTCCCTTCTGGACTACTGGTGGCGGTGGCGGGTGATGAAGCCCATCCCGGGTATCAGCCCCTGCTATCCCGTGCTGGGAAATGCTCTGCTGTTGGAGCGAAAGGGAGAAG GCTTTTTTAAACAACTACAAAAGTATGCTGAAGATTTCAGGAAACAGCCGTTGTTCAAAATTTGGTTAGGACCATTGCCTGTCACTGTTTTGTATCATCCTGATAGTGTGGAG gTTATTCTGAGTAGTTCAAAACATATTGAAAAATCATTCCTGTACAAATTTCTGCATCCGTGGTTGGGGACTGGACTTCTGACAAG CACTGGAGACAAGTGGCGGTCACGGAGGAAGATGATAACTCCCACATTCCACTTCTCAATTTTAAATGACTTTCTCGAGGTTATGAATGAGCAAGGGGGTGTTTTGTTGGAGAAACTTGAGAAGCATGTTGACAAGGAACCATTTGATATCTTTCTGGATGTCACTCTGTGTGCCCTTGATATCATCTGTG AAACAGCGATGGGAAGGAATGTGGGTGCTCAGGAGAATAAGGATTCTGAGTATGTTCGTGCTATCTACAG GATGAGTGATCTAATCCAACAGCGACAGAAGAGCCCTTGGCTTTGGCATGATCTTGTGTATATTCTGTTTAAGGAAGGAAGAGAACATGAGAGGAATCTTAAGATCCTTCACAATTTTACAGATACA GTCATTgcagaaaaagctgcagaactTGAAAACACCAAACGAATGAAACGTGATACTGATGTGAACAGTGAAGAAAGAGGTTCCAAAAAGAGAGAAGCTTTCCTGGACATGCTGCTGAATGCAACAGATGATGAAGGGAACAAATTGAGCTACAAGGACATTCGTGAAGAAGTGGATACTTTCATGTTTGAG GGCCATGATACAACAGCAGCTTCTATGAACTGGGTCCTGTACTTGCTCGGATGTAATCCTGAAGTCCAGAAGAAAGTTCACAGAGAACTGGATGAGGTATTTG GCAACACAGAACGTCCTGTTACAGTGGATGATTTGAAGAAGCTTCGATACCTTGAGTGTGTTGTGAAAGAAGCCCTGCGACTCTTCCCTTCAGTTCCCATGTTTGCCCGTTCAGTGGCAGAGGATTGCTGTATTA gagGATATAAGATACCAAAAGGCACAAATGTCCTTATCATAACTTATGTGCTGCACAGAGATCCCGATATCTTCCCTGAGCCAGAGGAATTCAGGCCTGAGCgctttttccctgaaaatagTAAGGGAAGACACCCATATGCTTATGTGCCCTTCTCAGCTGGTCCCAGGAACTGTATTG GTCAGCGCTTTGCacaaatggaagagaaaactCTTCTAGCCCTCATCCTGCGGCGCTTTTGGGTGGAATCCTGTCAAAAGCAAGACGAGCTTGGTTTGGCAGGAGACCTAATTCTTCGTCCAAATAATGGCATCTGGGTTAAGCTGAAGAGGAGGCCAAACACCATACCAGAATGA
- the FAM149A gene encoding protein FAM149A isoform X3, with translation MSRARGADPRGLLVVGKGLFRSSTNQCLSGKSGESLPSVFERNVQEAINNYTCETLSSLSSSGHTTPTDLNNSWSEIKSCTTGLSTERSSVYSWRDDEFDEANTQRVQQLFWDIDEMLFEGKVTSQTQSLQAECADWVERSLHLRVIGKQLLSPNDEGFQHFESPNDSSVNTKCLPGLRECTINIKELCISGSKLIPTAPPVHKSLDLVSTMISASDSSMYSFLEEEIYDMDGKIEEYLAFDNNELDENLEQKNIHLAEKRSKHGIPPVSPNACIKDVVASEVFDHIWSNVIGILEELIKKNWENNITEDKRVEKLKAVTCKLPLLPVGRVTADAGSVPLSRGSETRSVSFGSHSVSSLQVHRFSSNFCSDLNGVMTIQAKPLQQRHIATAEKIQNEQDKPHKNGSSAPNSVRTRLERIADNSVLSSSRVLPASSRKLPSHRRLPSLTSDQLSSKAPNMYNDEILRGTKLVAGLDRLSSGGAHTARNKLPPINSQAVEQYLSVPRLQQTYHRGRYAYSRVSSAVPGSTEQRPLRERTVVIDQFSRPNTTHTFRTDTPQKRSLIPMDFANHRGTGSQHYYKSFQRNPSTSCKRFQIAS, from the exons gaaggGACTGTTCAGAAGTTCCACAAATCAGTGTCTTTCAGGAAAAAGTGGAGAATCTCTTCCATCAGTTTTTGAGAGAAATGTGCAGGAAGCCATCAATAACTACACTTG TGAAACGCTTTCATCGCTTTCATCTAGTGGTCATACAACACCCACAGACTTGAATAATTCCTGGtctgaaataaaaagctgtaCTACTGGGTTATCTACTGAAAGAAGTTCTGTTTACTCCTGGAGGGATGAT GAATTTGATGAAGCCAACACACAGAGAGTGCAACAGCTATTTTGGGATATTGATGAAATGCTGTTTGAAGGAAAAGTGACCTCCCAAACTCAGAGCCTGCAGGCAGAATGTGCAGACTGGGTTGAGCGGTCTCTTCATTTAAG ggttATAGGAAAGCAGCTCCTGTCGCCAAACGACGAAGGCTTTCAGCATTTTGAGAGCCCAAATGATAGCTCTGTGAATACTAAGTGTTTACCTGGCCTCCGTGAATGTACTATTAATATAAAAGA GCTCTGCATTTCAGGCTCTAAATTGATTCCAACAGCACCTCCAGTACACAAATCACTAGATTTAGTTTCCACTATGATTTCTGCCTCTGACTCGTCCATGTATTCGTTCCTGGAAGAAGAAATCTATGATATGGATGGAAAAATAGAAGAATATCTTGCCTTTGACAACAATGAGCT TGACGAGAATTTGGAACAAAAGAATATACATCTTGCTGAGAAGAGGAGTAAGCATGGCATTCCCCCTGTTTCTCCCAATGCCTGTATCAAAGATGTTGTGGCTTCTGAAGTATTTGACCATATCTGGAGCAATGTAATTGGAATACTGGAggaactgattaaaaaaaattgggAAAACAATATCACAG AGGACAAACGGGTGGAGAAACTGAAAGCTGTTACATGCAAACTGCCACTTTTGCCTGTTGGTCGAGTTACAGCAGATGCTGGCAGTGTCCCCCTTTCCAGAGGCTCTGAAACACGAAGTGTATCTTTTGGATCTCATTCTGTTTCATCACTGCAG GTTCACCGTTTCTCCAGCAATTTCTGTAGTGATTTGAATGGTGTGATGACAATTCAAGCAAAACCACTCCAACAGAGGCACATTGccacagcagaaaaaataca gAATGAGCAAGACAAACCACACAAGAATGGCTCCAGTGCTCCAAATTCAGTGCGTACTAGACTGGAGAGAATTGCTGATAACTCTGTTCTCTCATCATCTCGGGTACTGCCGGCATCTTCTAGGAAGCTACCAAGCCATCGTAGGTTACCTTCTCTCACTTCTGACCAACTCTCCTCAAAAGCTCCTAATATGTACAATGATGAAATCCTTAGGGGGACTAAATT GGTTGCTGGCTTGGATCGTTTATCTTCTGGTGGTGCACATACGGCCCGAAACAAGTTACCACCAATAAACTCACAGGCTGTTGAACAGTATCTTTCAGTCCCTCGATTACAACAGACCTAT CATCGAGGAAGATATGCTTATAGCAGAGTGTCAAGCGCAGTGCCTGGCAGTACAGAACAGCGGCCACTCAGAGAACGAACTGTTGTTATTGATCAATTTTCAAGGCCCAACACAACTCATACATTCAGG ACAGACACACCTCAGAAAAGATCACTGATTCCCATGGATTTTGCTAACCATAGAGGGACAG gCTCACAGCATTACTACAAATCCTTTCAGAGAAATCCTTCGACCTCATGCAAGAGATTTCAGATTGCTTCTTAA
- the FAM149A gene encoding protein FAM149A isoform X1 yields the protein MEPGGRAGGRALLITLPDIGEEAAAEEGDAEEGPRSPRSPPKGLFRSSTNQCLSGKSGESLPSVFERNVQEAINNYTCETLSSLSSSGHTTPTDLNNSWSEIKSCTTGLSTERSSVYSWRDDEFDEANTQRVQQLFWDIDEMLFEGKVTSQTQSLQAECADWVERSLHLRVIGKQLLSPNDEGFQHFESPNDSSVNTKCLPGLRECTINIKELCISGSKLIPTAPPVHKSLDLVSTMISASDSSMYSFLEEEIYDMDGKIEEYLAFDNNELDENLEQKNIHLAEKRSKHGIPPVSPNACIKDVVASEVFDHIWSNVIGILEELIKKNWENNITEDKRVEKLKAVTCKLPLLPVGRVTADAGSVPLSRGSETRSVSFGSHSVSSLQVHRFSSNFCSDLNGVMTIQAKPLQQRHIATAEKIQNEQDKPHKNGSSAPNSVRTRLERIADNSVLSSSRVLPASSRKLPSHRRLPSLTSDQLSSKAPNMYNDEILRGTKLVAGLDRLSSGGAHTARNKLPPINSQAVEQYLSVPRLQQTYHRGRYAYSRVSSAVPGSTEQRPLRERTVVIDQFSRPNTTHTFRTDTPQKRSLIPMDFANHRGTGSQHYYKSFQRNPSTSCKRFQIAS from the exons gaaggGACTGTTCAGAAGTTCCACAAATCAGTGTCTTTCAGGAAAAAGTGGAGAATCTCTTCCATCAGTTTTTGAGAGAAATGTGCAGGAAGCCATCAATAACTACACTTG TGAAACGCTTTCATCGCTTTCATCTAGTGGTCATACAACACCCACAGACTTGAATAATTCCTGGtctgaaataaaaagctgtaCTACTGGGTTATCTACTGAAAGAAGTTCTGTTTACTCCTGGAGGGATGAT GAATTTGATGAAGCCAACACACAGAGAGTGCAACAGCTATTTTGGGATATTGATGAAATGCTGTTTGAAGGAAAAGTGACCTCCCAAACTCAGAGCCTGCAGGCAGAATGTGCAGACTGGGTTGAGCGGTCTCTTCATTTAAG ggttATAGGAAAGCAGCTCCTGTCGCCAAACGACGAAGGCTTTCAGCATTTTGAGAGCCCAAATGATAGCTCTGTGAATACTAAGTGTTTACCTGGCCTCCGTGAATGTACTATTAATATAAAAGA GCTCTGCATTTCAGGCTCTAAATTGATTCCAACAGCACCTCCAGTACACAAATCACTAGATTTAGTTTCCACTATGATTTCTGCCTCTGACTCGTCCATGTATTCGTTCCTGGAAGAAGAAATCTATGATATGGATGGAAAAATAGAAGAATATCTTGCCTTTGACAACAATGAGCT TGACGAGAATTTGGAACAAAAGAATATACATCTTGCTGAGAAGAGGAGTAAGCATGGCATTCCCCCTGTTTCTCCCAATGCCTGTATCAAAGATGTTGTGGCTTCTGAAGTATTTGACCATATCTGGAGCAATGTAATTGGAATACTGGAggaactgattaaaaaaaattgggAAAACAATATCACAG AGGACAAACGGGTGGAGAAACTGAAAGCTGTTACATGCAAACTGCCACTTTTGCCTGTTGGTCGAGTTACAGCAGATGCTGGCAGTGTCCCCCTTTCCAGAGGCTCTGAAACACGAAGTGTATCTTTTGGATCTCATTCTGTTTCATCACTGCAG GTTCACCGTTTCTCCAGCAATTTCTGTAGTGATTTGAATGGTGTGATGACAATTCAAGCAAAACCACTCCAACAGAGGCACATTGccacagcagaaaaaataca gAATGAGCAAGACAAACCACACAAGAATGGCTCCAGTGCTCCAAATTCAGTGCGTACTAGACTGGAGAGAATTGCTGATAACTCTGTTCTCTCATCATCTCGGGTACTGCCGGCATCTTCTAGGAAGCTACCAAGCCATCGTAGGTTACCTTCTCTCACTTCTGACCAACTCTCCTCAAAAGCTCCTAATATGTACAATGATGAAATCCTTAGGGGGACTAAATT GGTTGCTGGCTTGGATCGTTTATCTTCTGGTGGTGCACATACGGCCCGAAACAAGTTACCACCAATAAACTCACAGGCTGTTGAACAGTATCTTTCAGTCCCTCGATTACAACAGACCTAT CATCGAGGAAGATATGCTTATAGCAGAGTGTCAAGCGCAGTGCCTGGCAGTACAGAACAGCGGCCACTCAGAGAACGAACTGTTGTTATTGATCAATTTTCAAGGCCCAACACAACTCATACATTCAGG ACAGACACACCTCAGAAAAGATCACTGATTCCCATGGATTTTGCTAACCATAGAGGGACAG gCTCACAGCATTACTACAAATCCTTTCAGAGAAATCCTTCGACCTCATGCAAGAGATTTCAGATTGCTTCTTAA
- the FAM149A gene encoding protein FAM149A isoform X2 produces the protein MEPGGRAGGRALLITLPDIGEEAAAEEGDAEEGPRSPRSPPKGLFRSSTNQCLSGKSGESLPSVFERNVQEAINNYTCETLSSLSSSGHTTPTDLNNSWSEIKSCTTGLSTERSSVYSWRDDEFDEANTQRVQQLFWDIDEMLFEGKVTSQTQSLQAECADWVERSLHLRVIGKQLLSPNDEGFQHFESPNDSSVNTKCLPGLRECTINIKELCISGSKLIPTAPPVHKSLDLVSTMISASDSSMYSFLEEEIYDMDGKIEEYLAFDNNELDENLEQKNIHLAEKRSKHGIPPVSPNACIKDVVASEVFDHIWSNVIGILEELIKKNWENNITEDKRVEKLKAVTCKLPLLPVGRVTADAGSVPLSRGSETRSVSFGSHSVSSLQVHRFSSNFCSDLNGVMTIQAKPLQQRHIATAEKIQNEQDKPHKNGSSAPNSVRTRLERIADNSVLSSSRVLPASSRKLPSHRRLPSLTSDQLSSKAPNMYNDEILRGTKLVAGLDRLSSGGAHTARNKLPPINSQAVEQYLSVPRLQQTYHRGRYAYSRVSSAVPGSTEQRPLRERTVVIDQFSRPNTTHTFRCTWIPAPSTQQDVKRLWEIMNIKHNQCMRKRFPRV, from the exons gaaggGACTGTTCAGAAGTTCCACAAATCAGTGTCTTTCAGGAAAAAGTGGAGAATCTCTTCCATCAGTTTTTGAGAGAAATGTGCAGGAAGCCATCAATAACTACACTTG TGAAACGCTTTCATCGCTTTCATCTAGTGGTCATACAACACCCACAGACTTGAATAATTCCTGGtctgaaataaaaagctgtaCTACTGGGTTATCTACTGAAAGAAGTTCTGTTTACTCCTGGAGGGATGAT GAATTTGATGAAGCCAACACACAGAGAGTGCAACAGCTATTTTGGGATATTGATGAAATGCTGTTTGAAGGAAAAGTGACCTCCCAAACTCAGAGCCTGCAGGCAGAATGTGCAGACTGGGTTGAGCGGTCTCTTCATTTAAG ggttATAGGAAAGCAGCTCCTGTCGCCAAACGACGAAGGCTTTCAGCATTTTGAGAGCCCAAATGATAGCTCTGTGAATACTAAGTGTTTACCTGGCCTCCGTGAATGTACTATTAATATAAAAGA GCTCTGCATTTCAGGCTCTAAATTGATTCCAACAGCACCTCCAGTACACAAATCACTAGATTTAGTTTCCACTATGATTTCTGCCTCTGACTCGTCCATGTATTCGTTCCTGGAAGAAGAAATCTATGATATGGATGGAAAAATAGAAGAATATCTTGCCTTTGACAACAATGAGCT TGACGAGAATTTGGAACAAAAGAATATACATCTTGCTGAGAAGAGGAGTAAGCATGGCATTCCCCCTGTTTCTCCCAATGCCTGTATCAAAGATGTTGTGGCTTCTGAAGTATTTGACCATATCTGGAGCAATGTAATTGGAATACTGGAggaactgattaaaaaaaattgggAAAACAATATCACAG AGGACAAACGGGTGGAGAAACTGAAAGCTGTTACATGCAAACTGCCACTTTTGCCTGTTGGTCGAGTTACAGCAGATGCTGGCAGTGTCCCCCTTTCCAGAGGCTCTGAAACACGAAGTGTATCTTTTGGATCTCATTCTGTTTCATCACTGCAG GTTCACCGTTTCTCCAGCAATTTCTGTAGTGATTTGAATGGTGTGATGACAATTCAAGCAAAACCACTCCAACAGAGGCACATTGccacagcagaaaaaataca gAATGAGCAAGACAAACCACACAAGAATGGCTCCAGTGCTCCAAATTCAGTGCGTACTAGACTGGAGAGAATTGCTGATAACTCTGTTCTCTCATCATCTCGGGTACTGCCGGCATCTTCTAGGAAGCTACCAAGCCATCGTAGGTTACCTTCTCTCACTTCTGACCAACTCTCCTCAAAAGCTCCTAATATGTACAATGATGAAATCCTTAGGGGGACTAAATT GGTTGCTGGCTTGGATCGTTTATCTTCTGGTGGTGCACATACGGCCCGAAACAAGTTACCACCAATAAACTCACAGGCTGTTGAACAGTATCTTTCAGTCCCTCGATTACAACAGACCTAT CATCGAGGAAGATATGCTTATAGCAGAGTGTCAAGCGCAGTGCCTGGCAGTACAGAACAGCGGCCACTCAGAGAACGAACTGTTGTTATTGATCAATTTTCAAGGCCCAACACAACTCATACATTCAGG tGTACGTGGATTCCTGCTCCCTCTACACAGCAGGATGTTAAAAGGCTTTGGGAGATTATGAACATAAAGCACAACCAGTGTATGAGGAAGAGATTTCCTCGGGTCTAA